GGTTGCATATGTAAAAGCAATAATCTTGCTTTGTGAGTCTTTGTAGTCTCAAACTTGGATCTTGCTACAAACATAGAAAAATAGAATTATTGGAAGGGAAGTTAATGTCGGAGTTCTGAGTGCAACCTCTATCAAGGCAATGTTTACTGTCATTGTATAGGGTGTACATCGGGTCGGGTTTCTCGcttgattttgattattttatgGCCTAGGTCGAACTCATTAATAGGATATGTATTCATTGGTTTGGGTTTCTGGTTCCTCAAGTTAGTTTCCCCGGTTTTTTAATGGACTAAATATTAATTAGTTGtacaaatagaaaaaaaaaacttggtcCAACATATATAGATTCAATTTCCTACGTTAACTATTTGAGTTTCTTAAAACCAAACCAAATTTGAATAATAATTCGGCTCGTTTGAACATAGAATCGAAAACTGAATATGTGATTTGGTTATGCTTTAAACGACTTCAAttcgatttgttttttttttagccGGTTTGTAACcgaggggatggttcaaatgaaaaccacttttattgtgaaaactcgaaaactaactaaaaaagcctaaaaaaacatacaattttttttttacaattttttttagaaaaatcgctactttttatatatggaaaaaaatttcaaaaaaaaaaaaaaaattttttttttggttgtactgcacatgtgcactaatacggaaagcctaaaccacttaacccaccccccaccgacaccccccaaaaacctaaaccccccacccccccccccccccacccccccaagaaaaaaacctaaaccccccccaccccccaccctcccgaaaacctaaaactaaaccctaaacataaacccgaaaaaaacctaacccccccacccccaccccccaaaaacctaaacccccctccccccacacccaaaaacctaatcctaatcctaaacctccaaaaattTGTTTATCTATCATTTATCACTAGGAATTATTTAGTACACACaagttaaaaatttaaaaagcaTAACAAATACTATAATTATTTTATGTATAATAAAACACAATTATACAAGTGCGACACAATCAAGAGTGAAAATAAGATGCAAAGCAACAGGTTACACATATTTAAATGGAGTTGACTGCCATTTCCGTCCCTCCTTCCCCGTGGTTTGTTCAATTATGTCAGTTCAGGTCAAATTTTAAATTCGTATCGTTTCTGTCCCTAATATTCTTGAAACATGTCAGATTCGTCCAAAAAAACAACAGTTGCCATAACAGTTAGGCAAGACCTATATTACTATAACAATTGCCATAAACAATGTAATGGCATAAACCTTCAACTTCACATTTTTTTAGTTCAGTGGTTAACTCATATTACCATAACAGTTGCCATAAACAGTATAATGGCATAAAATCAAGTTAGGTGTCTTATATGTATCGAATGAAGCTAAGTAAAAGGGTAAAATGTCTAAAATACCCTCATGGGGATCCACCTGGTCAGACTTAACCATGAAAATTAACCGAGTTAAGGCTAAAGAACATAACGTGTAAGGGTTTGTAAACAtagagtacgttttctgtaattattgaagacaaaggacacagtttgcaataagtgacatacataaaggacgatttttgtaatttactcttaaaaagATAAAAGATGTAAGCATATTCATATCAAACTTTCTTTAACAACACGGGATGTTACATAAAGTACTCCGATCAAAACACCGGATGTTACAAATAAACCAACATTATTCGAAACGAAAATATAGATACAACCAAATTGAAAATACATATATAGAAACATACCCAAAACTTTACAAATTTGATGCAAAGCAAGACTTAATAAAAGATTTTTAAGCCTAGTTATTGTCTTATTGATAATATATGTAAACAAGTTTTGTAGATGAAGAGTGAAAATCCTTTAAATGAGAGATGATGAAAAGCCAAAATCAAGATTCCAAAGGTCAAAAGATCCATTCACAAAGTCATAATGTCCTCCCTTTAGTGAAAGCTTTTTGTTCACCACAGCTTCTCTCACAAATGGATATGTCAATAGGTTCCCTAGAGATACATTCACAGCCTCCTGTTTTTATTGCACATTACATTAAATTTGGTCACTCCTTTAACATTCTAACATAAAGGATATGAGTCTCATTCtcatatatacaaatatacagtTATTTGTAATTtgaaaagagtaaactgccattttggtccctgtggtttggtcacttttgccactttagtccaaaactcatactttttgcatctaggtccctgtggtttcagttttattgccattttggtccaaaaatgaaatcatgtcatatttgtcttataaaatcctacaaattttgtcattttccacaggagcaaaatgatcatttctttttataaataaataccatattttataagacaaatatgacctaatTTGCctctgaggaaaatgacaaaattgcaggattttataagacaaatatgatctgatttcatttttggaccaaaatggcaataaaactgaaaccacagggacccagatgtaaaaagtttgagttttggactaaagtggcaaaagtgatcaaaccacaaggaccaaaatggcagtttactcatttGAAAAAGAAATGACAAAATAAAGTTGATGGGTCAACCCGGCCCAACCAGTTACGACGCTACTAGCCGTCATAGCAAGTGAACCTATCTGAATATATtatttttctaaaacgacccatTTTAAGGCGAGCCCATTTTTCTCAGTTGTCGTTTTTGACACAAACAGTTACGACGCTACTAGTCGCCATAAAAAACAAATTTAGCGGAAGGACTCATTTTGATAATTTTTTTTCTAGAACAACTCACTTTAAGGCGAGATCATTTTGATCAGAACCCGTTTTGACCAAAACCATCATGAGTCATGACGCCACTAGCCGTCATAAAACTAAATATAGCAGGTGAACTCATTTTGatacatttttttttctaaacctGCATATTTCAAGTAGAATCCATTTTTGTAAGAACTTGTTTTTACGAAGTACTATTACAATGCCACTAGTTGCCATAAAAGCAAATATAGCAGCCGATGTACACGTTTTGATACTTTGTTTTTCCTTTCTAAAACGACCTATTTCAAGGTGGGCCATTTTCGCTAGATCTATTTTGACCTGAACTCAGTTTGACCCGTTTGTTATGCAAAGCCTAGATACTATGTTGCTATTTTGCTATCTGTGAAAATACCTTCTCACACTTGGTGCATAGATCCGAGTACTCCAAATCGCTGCAATCTGCTTTCACTTTGCTCTTGGCAGCCAAACCGATTTTAACCCACTGTTCTATGAAATCACTGCCAATATATTATTCAAAACAAAACTGTTAGTTTGTATTAGTTTAAGTTAAGCAAGATCAAGAAGATAttaattgcctttttgtagtCTAAACATGTATGAATTCATATCTATTTGTTTTCATCATATTGAGCTGGTAATGGGTGTCATTTAAAGAGAAAAAGGAACTACATAAAACAACCACCTTTTGTGGGCACAAACTCAAGTTTATTCCCCAAATAATAAATAGATGAGTAAGttgtcaaaatcgtccctgaggtttagcattattatcatttttatccaaaacaacttttttgtacaatatagtccttcacttttgggatttttttgccattttcatccaaacatctaatttgctttattttgtctatcaaacatttggatgaaaagggcaaaaaatctcaaatctcagggatgattttggcaaaaaagtcagacgtttggatgaaaatggcaaaaaatcccaaaaatgaaggactatatggtacaaaaaagttgttttagatgaaaatgacatatatatatatatatatgcccaaatctcagggacgattttggcaatttaatCTAAATGGATATTATATTGTGAGTTATTGGCATTTGGCAATAAACATCTTTTTGAAATGATAACTACTACAAAATTGATATTACTTCCTGTGTTCTTTGGAAAATGTCAGATTTAACAAGAAGCATTACTCAAAACAAACCTGATAATGTTCAATGATTAACCAAAACGAACTTCATGAAGAAATTAAGCCAACTAACTAAACCAGTTTCATCCGTATTATGTACCGCATTACTCATTTACAGTTGGGTTCATGATTTCTCTGGGGTAAAAGTACCCATTGTGATTCGGGTCACCACAAACTCAATCCCAACCTCATATCATAAACCGACTTAGAATATCTAACAATCTACCAAAACCGAATTTTAAAGAATTTCAAGTTTCTAACAAGCTTGCAGTATGACAAATAACACAAACATATCATCATTACCAATTCactatgaaaaaaaaaagtttaaagaACTTCAAAACCAAGAGGAACTAAAAATAACACATATATTTATCTTAAAATTATTTATAAGATTTTTGAGTATTATATTTTTTCAGTTTGGATAGACGGGTTTGGATAATCGGGTTGGGGTGATCTAACACTATCCTCGAGCGCAAACCAATGAAAAAAGTTCAAATATTTTCCACACTCGGTTATATCCCCGTAAATGCAGCGTTAAGGTTTCCCAGTCAAGTTAAGGTTTTTTGTGTCATCATTAATAATGACAAAATAAAGAATTTAAAGCATCCAGCTTTAGATGATCACTTAAGTTAACTAACAACTGTATAAACAGTAGTTTTTATTAATAGGTTACCACCATCCCTAATTGAATGATCTATATGCTGTCCTATAACATATATGAATATTATAATACTCATTGGTGGAAATGGCATGATGTATTATATTGGTTATATGATTGCTTGAAAAATTCcttatatacaaaataataataataataataataataataataataataataataataataataataataataataataaaaaagtgGAAACTTACCTAGCTTCGGTTCCATCATCAGGGATGGACATGAGTCCTTTAATCCCACCACAACAGCTGTGTCCAATGACTACAATATTCTCCACCTGAAACAAGAATGCCAACATTATTTAATCCATAGCTAAATTAGGGTAAAagaatatttataaaaaaatattaattattaaatgtTACAGTAGTTGAATATTGATTCATTTCCCAGTTGTTGGGATGACTAATACAGTAATACCTTTAAGTAGCCAAtggaaaattaaaagaaaaaaaaaaaaagtcatcaGATTAGAAAAAGGATAAGTAAACAAGTGGAGCCTCACTCAATTATTGGCTTATTGCAAAAGGAAACCATTTTAAGGCAAGGTAACACATTCTTTTCTCTTTTCAAAATATGTGAAAAGGATAAGATGGAATATGCTAATTGAAAATgtcttatatttttttttatcaattacATGTAGAAAATTAGAGGCTTTATAACATGGTTAAAAGTTGTTTTAAGAACTCAACCTTATTTTAATTAGCTTATTTTTTCAAAGGAAATTATTCTAAAATAAAAGTTATAACTTTAGTGTATAAATAAGGCTATTTTATGAAATTAAAAGGTGGAACTTTATtttctaaaataataataataagctaATGTTTTTAAAAGATGCTTGTTaggtatataaaaaataaaaaatatagatCAACTGTATAGAAAACAAAACTAATATAATAGTTAAATGAATGTCTGGATGCCCCTTGCCTTTGACTAAAAAAATGATTTATAGatgtattattttttattttttaaacaataaGAAATGATGATGAATTATTGAATTTAGATACCCTTAACCCATAATTTATCTTTGACTTAAGAGCATCTTGTTAAACTCTATGATGAGCATATTCCACAATATGTGACTCAAAAGGGGTTTAGAAATTGTAAAGTGGGAGGTGGGCAATTGCCTCCATCCACTCCACTAAAGAAACCTCCTTTTCTATAATAAAGATGAAACCCAACTACCAGTGAATAGAAATATGGAATAAAGATGACATGATGCATAGTGGTCCATAAGTAGCATGTCTTGCTCCcatatttaatttaaattttctgatttttttattgtttatccACATACCAGTTTTTAAAACTAAGTAAATAATCATCATCTTGATAAttaagaaaaaataaaatataataataataggtTTTACGTGATAGTTAATTTATAGTAGAGTCTCACATATCATATAAACACTAAGTTCACACGGTGTGGACATGGAAATCCGGCATGGAACCCAGTCCACGCCAAGCAAACCACCCCGTGTCTAGCGTGTAGCACGGCGTTGTGGTTGAGGCTTGAGGATCTCCACCGGCGTGAGGGAAATTGTATAGGTGAGGTGGCGGCGTTTCATTGGTGGGTGGGTTTTGGGTTGGTTATGATTggttaatgttttttttataaaaacgccACTTTCCATGCCCCGTTCCACTTCTTTTTTTGCACAACGTCAGTTTTCTGCTGCTAACGTGgatgccacatgtcgcataacgtCTCATTTTCATGCCCCTCCACACTGAATGGTCTAAAATATAGGTATGGTATACATCACCACaagcatagttgttaatagcgaatagtGGTAAATAGCAGCAAGCTACCTTTACGCTACGTAGCAATAGCGATGAGATAGCGAACGCTATTTGATGTTTAGCGATAATGtattagatttttttaggaaaaAGACAGGGTTTTATTCACGAATTTAAGGTTTTCTGATACAATTAGTGAAGATTAAAATTGTTTGATCGATTAAAATGCCTAAaaagtttttaatattttattgaaaGTAAAAAAGCCTTGATTGTCACTATTTCACGCTATTGAGCGCTAAACATCAGATAGCGATGATCCATCactacgctattcgctatagcgctCGCTATcatcgctattaacaactatgaccACAAGACGTCTCCCACCAACCAGTCCCACAACCAGCAAGAGGGAGGTAAATCATGTGTCCCATAATAAATCAAGTGGTGCCGGGGTTTGAACCCCAGATCTCCACAACAAATTCCCACCTCCTTACCACTATAAGTGTATGTAGGGGTGCTCATGTTTGGTTTAGTAatagattttaaaaaaaattggttgGTTGATTTAGAAACCTTCAAACTGTATCAAACGGTTTGATTTACCGTTTATATTTCAAATTGGTATAAAAACGTACAATAAACACGCTATGTATGTATGAGTTTGATAATATACCCATTTGGTGGGTATCAATACTTGTACTCTTAAAACCAAACATAACATCAAATTCAATTTTTAAACACTGTATTAATTGATAAAAAATGTTTCTAATAAAACAGCTAAAGAGAAACACTCTATTAATTGATAAAAATTGTTTCTAATAAAATAGCTAAAGAGAATTGAATTATAGTGaggttattttttctttttttaggaAGATTGTTGTTCTTTTTTAATTAAAAGCATCCAGTCAATCACCCCTTATCTAGATTTAGACAACAAAAAATCACCCTTTAAAAGTTTAATATTCACCTTTAGGTAGAGCACTGCATATTCAATGGCAGCACCTGCTCCTGAGTGTTTTATCTGCACAAAAAGTTTTTTGATAAGTCAACTTAGCAATAAGTAATTATTGAACCAAATTGACTATTATTCAAAGCAACCACTTATATAAGTTCTAGCATTTCTATACATATAAATCTATGAGTTTATATTATTCGAAAAGGTTAATGGGCTTTTATCCGGTGGTGGAGCTAGAGGGGTTCAGGATATCCGTCCGGCAAAATATTCTGTTAATAGAGGTATCTAACAATATTGATTTCTTATAATTTGATCCCCTAATAACCGTTTATAATAGTAGTTTAAGCAAATGTAAAAGAAATAATCATATTATGGCTACAAGTTATAAAAAAATCTCTTTTCGCCTAACTTCGAAAAAATATATTCTAGGTTTcatttagagtaaagtacacggatgtcCTTGTGTTTtgccaaaattttggatttggttcaTAACTTTCCAGAAGTACACAGATAGTCCATTTGATTTGCACTTTATAACGTATTTAGTCCcagctttttccaaaagtacatggatggtccctgtgatttTCACTTTGTAACATATTTAGTCCCGAACTTGAACACGCTAACACTTTTATATTTATTGGCTGGGGAATACATGCGTTAGAAAatgcaaactacagggactatgCGTATACTTTTGTAAAACTATAGATCAAATCCAAAATTATGGTAAATTATAACCACCTTCCGTGTcctttactcttttttttttttttttgaaatgtgtACTTCACAACAAACGGTTAATACACACCCGCAAGACGCAGGCCCGCCCCATTTCTGTCCCAaggactatgttgtcttaacggGGCCCACGCCTCGGTAGAAATGGGACATAGCTTTCCCTGAGAAAATTTCCGACCCCCTGCCACTTGACAGGAGTTGCACCTTCCACA
The sequence above is drawn from the Helianthus annuus cultivar XRQ/B chromosome 12, HanXRQr2.0-SUNRISE, whole genome shotgun sequence genome and encodes:
- the LOC110896035 gene encoding carbonic anhydrase 2 isoform X2 — encoded protein: MASNGKPIHIDDAINGLKKLLSEKEDLQTVAVAKIKQLTAELEGVDAGEFNAVERIHDGFARFKKEKYETNPTLYGELAKGQSPKFLVFACADSRVCPSHILDFQPGEAFVVRNIANMVPPYDTIKHSGAGAAIEYAVLYLKVENIVVIGHSCCGGIKGLMSIPDDGTEASDFIEQWVKIGLAAKSKVKADCSDLEYSDLCTKCEKEAVNVSLGNLLTYPFVREAVVNKKLSLKGGHYDFVNGSFDLWNLDFGFSSSLI